TACTTAACCCGTTTGCTTAAATGCGCTTGGTTTACGGTGCGGTTCACAAAATAGTATGCAATACAGACAGAGAAGACGATACGGAGTATGAAGTTTGATACCTTGACCTGGTTCTGAATAGTACGCTCCTCATGTCTTATGACTCATAACGATCCGTACAGCAAGCTAGCTACTAGCGTTGGTGGTACTGAGATCGTTAGAAGAAAATGGTTTCGGTGAAAAGATAACGCGCGTTCAAGTGGTTTGCCGCCGCTCAATTAAACAACTCAATATCCCGCCAACTGTTTCCTGTACGGTCCTGCATGACAGGCAAGTCTAAATATGACGCATTTTTCTGATTCCGATAGTTTTTGGTTCCAATTTTGATATGATTTTAGAGGCCAAGTTGAACTAGTTGCAGCAATGATTTAGCGAATTATGACGCAATTCTCCCATAACCCACTGACCCTTATGATAGATCATTCGAATGATTCATGCAATGTTGTTAGCTTTTGTTggtctcttcttggcttaacgacctaacGACGACGTCAGTCCTTActgcggggggacggtccggatgggacttgaaccctgccgtgtaaagaccggcgccactgtcgcctacaccaccgggccggtatataaaatataaaaataaattgcttcTGTAGGTAGAAACTGCAcaattgcattgttttttttttcgacacgTCAACTGAAGATCTTTCCCATACAATTTGTTCGTAATTTTCTCCCACACTCACCATACCACCCTTGTGATCAAGAACAATCAATTATGTTTTCCAAAATCGACCCCTTTCAATCCATTTCCGAGCATATACTTCAGCTCCGATGTGTTTACGTCTTCGTTCAATGAACGGGCTAGATTCCAACACGCAATTGCCCACCGTAAAATAGGTAAACAAAATGTCTAAACAAACCAATTGGGCCCGTGGTAGAAGATTTTGTAACCATAAGGCCCGTCCCCGGGCTCTGGGCTGCAAGAAAATGAGGTACCAAAATTGCGTACCTCAATTACATTATCTGGACCAGCTTCGACCCGGCAGTACTCGGATGCCTACCCTGTGGGAATCGGTTCGTAGCCCGTGTTCCCATTCCGGGGAACCAGACACTTAACCCGGAAATGGAgctccaaaaaacaaacattacttTCAGCCGTTTTTAACACTACCTGGGCGGAGCGCCCAAGAAATTTCCCACCGCCGTGTGGTTCGGATTCGGAAGTGAGAGACCTCTGTACGTTTATTGATTGTAGTGGCTTAGAGCCATGCTTTGCATTACATCTATCGTTCTTTGTTACACTGATCCGTATCTAACGTTTACTAGCTTTGCATAAATAAAGTGCTGATTGTTACCCTAGTTAATCCATCCGCTTGGCCGTCCCTCGGCCAGATAAGCGAACCCTTCGCTCGATGGCTCGTACCGTCGATCGGGCAAGTCCTTCACGTACACGTCACGGTCCTTTTTGGTAAAGTTTTTGAACGctccgagcagcagcagaaagatGGCCAACTTGCCCGCCATCAGCGACTTGAGCAGGAACAGCTTGACCGCCGTCAGCATGAACGGTATGACGGCGGACTGGATCAGGAAGGGCAGGATGAACAGTGGGAGCACGTAGCGTAGCATCTTCTTGCCACCGATACCTCCGCCCGATTCACGCCCTGGATGATAAATCAGAACCAAGCAAGACAAGATGATCATAAACAAATGTGGTTGGTCAGCGGAATGTCGCGAAAAACCTCACTTACCGGTATTTAGCATATCACGTACAATGTCCTGATTGAGCTTCACCTTCACAATGTTGTTCGGTTCGTCGATTGTCATGTTTAGTACCGGTGGGAACGTGTATACCTTCGTACGTTCGGTAGGCTTTTTCGTCCTAGACCGCAGCAACTCATCCGCTTCGTCACGCTTCTCACCCGACACGCGTCCTTCAACCTCCTCCAGGATGTTTTCGATCAGATCGTACTGTTTGTCCTGATCACTTTGTGCCCCATTCCATCCGAgtggatcatcatcatcatcatcgtcatcatcatcatcatcatcatcatcctgtaCTGTAGCATCGTCTATTTGTATTTCCTCTGGACTGTGCTCGAATCCGAGCGGAACAGCACGCACGCCAGCATTCTGTGTACCGGGAGTTACACTATTCTCGGTCGCCTTTTCTGGAACGACCGATCCTACAATGGTTCCGTATTTGCTACGCACTCGGCTACTAAAAACTGTCGCAGGCTTTGCTTTAACCACTTCCGCAGCTTTCTCAGTAGCTGCCGAGAACGGTGGTTCGGTAAGTGCCTCATTATTGGGATCCTCCATTGCTGAGCCTGTTTCCACATCTCTCGGTTCCGGAGGTTTCGCATTCGGAGGATCTTCAAGCCGGGCAGCTTTAAGCATCTGAGCCTGTAAGTCGACACTTTTCGTCTGCCACGATTTGCGCATCTCGCCGCGAACAAGCAATGGACAGGTTGTTATCATGAGTAGTAGTAAAGTCATCTCACACCGTTTCAATTTCCTCCTCGTGTCCAGTACCACCATGCTGTTGTTGGTGACCGTAAACACACGCGGAAAAGATAACactgaatacaaaaaaaaaacacacacacacacacacaaaccagcCAAATGAAATTGGTCTTGATCGTCCTCAAAAGTAAATCTAACCGTTGCGGCAACACAGCGTACACTACGAACCGACCAAATGGGAACGAGCGTCGGAACACGCGGAAATCCGATATTCTACACCGAACTTGTCTGCTAAACTTCACTCGACGGAATGGCGAAAACCGTTGCTCGACGGatgattatattttattgaaaatcttAGCTGCAATTTTCCCATCTCTTTTCCCTGGCGGTCCATCTTTCTCgatttttctctctatcttgCTCGCTCTCCCTCCCGCTGTCGGGTGGGACACGGTGTTCGCTTgaacgcgtacgtcggtacgAGTTTCCAACATTTCCTTCCCACCGTTCGTTGGTAAGGCCCCATCCAGTCGCATCTGGACGTAGTTGTTTCACCAGCCAGGCATCCAGTTTTTCCGACCCAATCCAACactctctttcgcactgctgTGCAGAGCCCGAAATGTCGCACACTACAACGggcacgcagcagcagcagcaaactggCTCCAGAAACTatacttttcttcttccgaAACGTGCAACCTTCTCTACCCGTTCCTCCGCCTTGGTATGCGATTTCCCCTTGCCATTTGATTCAAGTGCCAACCTTGATCGTTGTTATcattttatgataatttaCGCACACTTTGCGTGTGCTTTAATTTGCGAGACGAAAGTGAAATGCGTCCCGCTGCACTTCGGTGGAGAAATTGGTGCAATGCCCCTGTTCTTGGAGGGGTGCGAAATGttgacgaaaagaaaatgtttcaccAATAGATCCGCCTGTGAGCTCTCGGGgtgtacatacatacattcgTGACACATTCGGACATGGTGCGGCGATCGCCTCAAACTAGGTCCCGCGCGTTCCAGATCTAGATCAGGTTCCCTTTTCTGGCGATCCTAGTTGTGCTTCCCCACAAGCTCTAGCACTGGAAATACACTGCCTTTGGCAGTGTATCGTGACATTGGGGTGAGCGCGCGCTCGGAACAATTAAATGCGACAGCGATCATGCTTGCGAATGTACGCGGGATTCGATTGACACAAAGTAATGGTGGAACACGAGACCATGGAGCCGCATAAAAGAGTTAATAAGAAGCGAGaccagaatttttaatttcggaGAAATTTATTGTCACAAACGTGCGTTGTGCGTTGTTCGCTGTGTCGGTGGAAAGCTTCGCTTAATCGTGACGCTCGATCGTGCATTATATCTGGCCCACATTCGTGTGGCGTTCTGAATCGTGGCACGTATTTtgcagaaataaataaataaatagttcaTTACGCTTAAGTTAGGGCACTAAATGGATGGCTTCCGGTGTGCTGTACACCATTTCACCAGTCCTTGTAGAGGAGGGGAATGGGCGCGGGGGCAGGCGCACTGTAGGCCACCGGGACTGGTGGTGGCAGTGGGGCCGGGAAGCTTCTGGCAATTACTTGCGAGATGGTAAGCACCAGAAGAATTACCTGCAAGTTCGGAGGGAAGCGTGAAGAGTTAGTCCTATGTAGTGGCTGGCTTTTGGACAAGTGGAATAATACTTACACCGACACCCAAACCCTTCATCGAGACCACGGTCAAGGCAGAGAGCAGAGTGGTGATGACACCGACGACGAACGCTGCCGGTATCATGGCGAAACTGATGCGCTTTAGGAAGTGATGTCCAAACGTACGTCCCTCTGGGAAAGGAAATGGTGCCAAACAGGAGACGGATGGAGATCGTTAGAATCTTTGGTCAAATGTAAACTTCGCCTCCATTGGGGGGCAAAGTACAAGGCGACACTACAACATAATTAACGGACAAATATAACTAGATCAGCTTCATAACTGTGAGCCGTTCGACGTCCGTTTCGTCACATCTGCAACATCGATCGTACAAGATCGCACTATGGTACACAATGAAGTGATAAATTCGTTCCACGCCAAAGAGCACGCTGGATCGCTGGAGGTTTCGATCTAAAACCATTACCGCGATGCAGTGACCCATTTCCAACTGGTTCGATGCAGGTCGGGTTCCGTTGCTTAAACTAAACACTACAGGCTATCCGCTCAACTCGAGCAAAACACTAACCAATCATATCGCCATCGAAGCTACTCTCAGCATCGGTCGTTGTATCGGCTGCACTAGCTAAACAGAACACTGCACACAGCACCAGAGCACCAATCACGAGCGTACTACGATCGAATGCTGCCATTTTGATGGAATTCGGTTCTTGATACTTCCGTTTGGTTTGGACGCGAATTAAAACCACTGCCACAGGAGAGCGTACACTAAGCGAACGAACGACAAACGATGGACTGTGCCTTCAAAAATCAGTTAGATCGTATTTAAATAATTGACCGCGTTCGCACATTGTGAGTGTGAGGCAGCTTGTCTCGCTTTACCATTACAACACGGTTGCGTTGGAGCGAAATTCCAAGCTCCCAAAAAATGCGATGACAACTGCACGACTCCCTCCCcattgtgtgcatgtacaggcCATGCTTGGGGTGTTTGATTTCCCTTACACGCGGGTGCGTTGGACATCACGGTTTATGGGGTTATGCTTCCTGCAATCCGCGACGTTCGGACCGCACATTTTCGACCATCCAACCGCATAGGTTCTCCCCATTTTTGGAGAACGATTGTGTGGTGTGCTTCGAAAGCACACACGACACCAACGGCTCGTCCGTACAGCTCcacccgatcgatcgatttcacCTCTCTACCCGGCCATAAGCGAAATCCGCGTGTCCGGGAAAACTCTCGCTTTCGATCACTTTCCTCGTGCGGCCGTAAAAGGGAAACCCTGCTTCCGGTCTGCCGGATGCAAATCAGCTAATCAAACCGACTGACCCATTGAGTGAGCTGATAAGAATTCCCATATGTCTTCCAACAACGCTGCTGTGATCCAGTCCTCATGTATGCAGAGGAGTGGAGCAAACCGGGATGGGGAGAAAATGCGAAGAAAATGGTTAACACCGTTAGCACAGTTCCAACCGTCACAGGACCGATAACCTGTCCGGATGGTTGTCGGTTCGCCAAACCAGTCAAGCGACCAAGAAGTGCAGTGATCGGGTTTTGACAATATGGATCACACAGGATGGGCGATCCGGATCGTGGACCGTATCCGCATTGGCACTCGCAACAACCGCTCACCGGTTAATTGTAGACCACCGCTGGCTGCACTGCGCACTGGCAATTATTGGATGCATTTTCTCTGCCATTCTTTGCCCCGGTGACGGTTTCACGGACATGGCGCTTCAAGGGCACAAGGGCAAACTTTTCCATCCCATCGGGCAGCTGCGTTCTGCGTTATAGTTTCACTTTTCAATCATCATCGGTGTTGCTATTTTGATAGCCGGGATGGACCCATTGATTAGCGCGTATTGTACGCTCGATCAGCTCGATCGTGAAGTTAATCAATGCTTGCCACGGGTCAACTGTTTAGAGAAAAGATGCGTTTAGTTGCGCTTGATTGCACTGCCAATCGATGTCACGTTAGTATATTGGCGTCAGAAAGAAAAGCTAGCAGACATATTGGTAGGTGCTGTAGTTAGTTAGaaattatttactttcttGTTGAAAGATCGACCAAATGCACAGTTTCGATAAAGCATATGTTTAAGAAATGATCACATTTTgccttttaaaattcttttgcaAACGATATGACACAAACAGTCAacgtttcaatttttatttgtgccTTCAGCGGCATTTCGGCGTTCGGGACATGGTGAGGTACGAAAATGTAGCCTTGATTCTGGTCAATAGACAGAGTTGCATTACCGTAAATCGCGGCATAATCTGACGACAGAAAACCGAGTGCTAATCGTGCTCTTCTTGAAGCCCACTGGAGTTAAAGCAGCAATTCATGTGGTAAGCAAGGGTCTTGGTTGTGGATATAGCATGCTAAACATGCTAGACAGCAACAATCAAGCTAGACAAGCTGAAACCAATCCCCAATCTTGGCCCAAtcttaccaacaaaaaatattagacCGATCACACGTTCTAGAACGCCGATCAAATTATAGGAACATTCATTATcttaattttaacatttttttctaagcTTAGAACATTGTATGCTGTCACAATTCTACAGTGGTAACAAGTGAG
This genomic window from Anopheles maculipalpis chromosome 2RL, idAnoMacuDA_375_x, whole genome shotgun sequence contains:
- the LOC126558372 gene encoding uncharacterized protein LOC126558372, which encodes MVVLDTRRKLKRCEMTLLLLMITTCPLLVRGEMRKSWQTKSVDLQAQMLKAARLEDPPNAKPPEPRDVETGSAMEDPNNEALTEPPFSAATEKAAEVVKAKPATVFSSRVRSKYGTIVGSVVPEKATENSVTPGTQNAGVRAVPLGFEHSPEEIQIDDATVQDDDDDDDDDDDDDDDPLGWNGAQSDQDKQYDLIENILEEVEGRVSGEKRDEADELLRSRTKKPTERTKVYTFPPVLNMTIDEPNNIVKVKLNQDIVRDMLNTGRESGGGIGGKKMLRYVLPLFILPFLIQSAVIPFMLTAVKLFLLKSLMAGKLAIFLLLLGAFKNFTKKDRDVYVKDLPDRRYEPSSEGFAYLAEGRPSGWIN
- the LOC126559458 gene encoding protein apnoia gives rise to the protein MAAFDRSTLVIGALVLCAVFCLASAADTTTDAESSFDGDMIEGRTFGHHFLKRISFAMIPAAFVVGVITTLLSALTVVSMKGLGVGVILLVLTISQVIARSFPAPLPPPVPVAYSAPAPAPIPLLYKDW